GGAGCCCAGCAAGGGGAGGCTCCTCCTCTCACGGAGGGCCTGGAAGCTGCCTCTGAGTTGGTGGCCACCGTTAGCCGTCCGAAAAGTGATTttcagggtgaggagaaggccctgGAAACCTGTGGTGCGAAGAGGTCGGGGTCTGAGGTGATGGTGGAGGCGAAGGTTCTGGAAGCCAAGGCTGAAAAGGGCTCCATGCCCTCAGTAGCAGTGGGAGCGGAGGAGAGGGCTGAGGTGAAGGAAGGAGTGGTGGAGGAGGCGATGGAGGTGGAACAGCTCGCAGGTGGAGAAGTGGAAGCCCTGGAGGAGAGGAGAGTGGTGGAAGAAGCTGAGGAGGCAGGACCCTGGCATATGGATCTCCGCATGAACCCCCTGGAGGCCATCCAGATGGAACTGGACACTGTGAATGCTCAGGCTGACAGGGCCTTCCAACAACTGGAGCAGAAATTTGGGCGAATGCGTCGACACTACCTAGAGCGGAGGAACTACATCATTCAGAATATCCCGGGCTTCTGGATGACTGCCTTTCGGAACCACCCCCAGTTGTCCGCCATGATTAGAGGCCAAGATGCAGAGATGTTAAGGTACGTAACCAATTTGGAGGTGAAAGAACTCAGACACCCTAAAACTGGCTGCAAGTTCAAGTTCTTCTTTCGAAGAAACCCCTACTTTAGAAACAAGCTGATTGTCAAGGAATATGAAGTCAGATCCTCCGGCCGAGTGGTGTCTCTTTCCACTCCAATCATATGGCGCAGGGGACGTGAACCCCAGTCCTTCATTCGCAGAAACCAAGACCTCATTTGCAGCTTTTTTACTTGGTTTTCAGACCACAGCCTTCCAGAGTCTGACAGAATTGCCGAGATTATCAAAGAAGAACTGTGGCCAAATCCACTGCAGTACTACCTTTTGCGTGAAGGAGTCCGTAGAGCCAGACGTCGCCCAATAAGGGAGCCAGTGGAGATCCCCAGGCCCTTTGGGTTCCAGTCTGGTTAACCTCTGTCCTTGGGAACACTGCTGCATAGGTTTCCCGCACCTCCTCCTGTGCTTGGGCAAGATCAGTGGgtgtgctttttttgttgttgtttttttctgaactttccgtaccctttcttctttcttgatatTTAGTTCTTTCAATATCAAGATTGAGAAGACTGTCATGGACCTTTTCTCCACTTCCACGTGGCCTCCATGCTATTCTGTATTATCACATTGCATGGCTACTAACACTTCTAAGCCAAGCTGTAGGATTGCACTACCTTTACATTGCTTAGACTTTTCCCCAGAACTTCTGATCTGGTTACTACCACTTGGATTTCTATTTTGTCTGGGAACACATTCTACTCACCCTGCTCTCCTTCCAGCAGTAATAGGCACATGATCTGTGGACAATTACTGGGCATTAATGATGTGAAGGGAGAGCAAGAGTGGACCACTTGTTCTGTGTGATTTATACTTCTCTATTGCTTTTCCTGCATCCTGGGTTACCTTTTAGTGTTGCCTGCTATTGGCTATGCCCACCCTCCTTGGTTTTTGCTAAGGCTCCTCTCTCccactttctccctttttctcttagttattgaagaaaaaataattcagaaacagtggcaaaagtaaactttttagtttattttgcatattataaTTTCCAGAGATAGAGAGGTTGCCCCGTAAAGTAGAATATTAGAGCTTTGATCACCCTTCTGCTCTCTTCCCAATAACCAGCCCCTTTGGCAAGCCCTAGAGAGCTTAAGGGAGAAAGCACTagatggaaagaaaatgggaGTTACTTTATAAAGGGAGAACTAAAGAGATTGTGAAGGGTGCTTTAAGCAATGGAAACTAAAACTCTAGAGGCATAAATGAGCCAGGTAAAAATTTGGGTGAGACTGAACTGATTTGAGAGCCTGAGTCTTACTTTGTCAATGGTGATGGCAAGAGAAATATTTTCTCAGGATTGGGATTAAAAAATATCCCAGGAGTTTAGAGTGTTACATATGTTGTCTAGATAAGAGTTCTTGAAAGGAACAGTGAAAATTTGGAa
Above is a genomic segment from Urocitellus parryii isolate mUroPar1 chromosome 8, mUroPar1.hap1, whole genome shotgun sequence containing:
- the Tspyl1 gene encoding testis-specific Y-encoded-like protein 1 — its product is MSGLPGVEKTLLPQTRSLTIPDPAKEDPDQCLTLRGESEAAPAMAETSEASVETVARPSPQLSEDGDVPWDPADADGAPAPQIRVAGCRGHLATGAQQGEAPPLTEGLEAASELVATVSRPKSDFQGEEKALETCGAKRSGSEVMVEAKVLEAKAEKGSMPSVAVGAEERAEVKEGVVEEAMEVEQLAGGEVEALEERRVVEEAEEAGPWHMDLRMNPLEAIQMELDTVNAQADRAFQQLEQKFGRMRRHYLERRNYIIQNIPGFWMTAFRNHPQLSAMIRGQDAEMLRYVTNLEVKELRHPKTGCKFKFFFRRNPYFRNKLIVKEYEVRSSGRVVSLSTPIIWRRGREPQSFIRRNQDLICSFFTWFSDHSLPESDRIAEIIKEELWPNPLQYYLLREGVRRARRRPIREPVEIPRPFGFQSG